From Synergistaceae bacterium:
GGTAAACGCAGGATATTATCTTTTTAGCCTCTGTCGTCACGTCGACAAGCTCCGTCTGTGAAGTGCAGCTGCCGCATGAGCCGCAGTTCCCCGGAGCATCTTCTTCCCCGAAATAGTTCAGTATATATGATCTGAGACAGCCGGTAGTGTGGCAATAATCGACCATGTCGCGCAGTTTTCGGTATGCCGATTTTTTTGTCCCGCTGTCCTCGCACTGTGAGATAAAGAAGCGTGCGGTCATGACATCTTTTGGACCGAAGAGCAGGATGCAGTCTGCCGGCAAACCATCCCGTCCGGCACGTCCGGCCTCCTGGTAGTATGAATCCATGTTTGCAGGCATGTTGTAGTGGATCACATAACGCACGTTTGATTTGTTTATGCCCATTCCGAAAGCATTTGTGGCAACCATTACACCTGCCTTGTCATATATGAAAGCCTCCTGGTTGCGCAGCCTCTCGTCATCGTCCAGCCCTGCGTGATAGCGTACCGCGCTTATGCCTGTGCGGCAAATTTTATCGCATACCGATTCAACCTGCTTCCGTGTCGAACAGTAAACTATGCCTGAGGCATTAGGAATTTTACTCACATAGTCGAGCAGAAATTTTGTCTTGTCGGCAGGGTGCTCCACCTGAAAAAATAAGTTCTCACGGTCAAAACCGGTTGTAACGGAGAAGGGGGATTCAAGCCCAAGCTGACGGATGATATCGTCGCGAACCTCGGGGGTGGCGGTTGCGGTGAACGCCGCAACGACGGGACGCCGTTTCAGGGATTTTATGGCCGGCGCGATGTTCAGATAAGAGGGGCGAAAGTCATGGCCCCACTGAGAGACACAGTGAGCCTCGTCCACGATGACAAGTCCGATCTCTATCGAATGAAAAAACTCCCGAAAACCATTGTTCTCAAAACGTTCAGGAGCTATATAAAGCAGTTTTATCCTGCCGCTGCTCACTAGGCGGAAAATTGAGACCACATCATCCCACTCCATGGAACTGTTTATGGATGCGGCCTGTACTCCGTTCTGCCTGAGTGCGTCCACCTGGTCTTTCATAAGGGAAATAAGCGGAGATATTATTATCGATGTTCCGTCGGTAAGAACAGCCGGGATCTGGTAGCAAAGGGATTTGCCTGCGCCGGTAGGCATTATTCCGAGTGCGTCACGTCCGCTCAGGATATTGCTGATTATCTCCTCCTGTCCAGGCCGAAATGAAGTATAACCGAAGATATTTTTAAGTATATCAATTGGCTGCCGCAATCAAAACATCCCTTCGCGATAAGTCTGGGAAAGAGTATAGCATCCAAACTAAGGTCATGAGGAAGAGAACGATATTAATTGTACAGGATATGGAATTTTTGTAATTTTAAGACAGGAATGCTATCTTCCATTATAATTATGATAGCTTATGTGTTTTCAGTACTTACGCTTCTGATAAATCATAGTCCATACCTCCGTCAAAGCAGGTGTAATCACAATGAAATATTTTTCTGCGGATAATGATATTTATGCATCCATTGTCACATATAATCCAGACATTTCCCGTCTTAAAAAAAATATTTCCGCACTTCTGTCAAACGGAGTCAAAAGGATCATTATCGTGGAAAATGGGTCAAAAAACATCTCTGAGATTGAAAAAATGCTGGCAGGCTGTTTTCAGGGAAAACCCATACTAATAAGAAACCCTGAAAATATGGGCATCGCATATGCATTGAATCAATCTCTCAACACCGCAAATAAACAGGGTTGCAGGTGGCTATTGACTCTTGATCAGGACAGTATCTGCGGTAAGAATTATTTCGCAGGCATGTCTGAATATCTGTCACGGAGCGACATCGGGATCATATATCCAAAGATATATGACCCCGATGTCAAATCTGAACGCAGCATAAAAATAAGCAGGCTCCAATCTTTCTTTAGGGGGCACTCAAAAAATGATAACTTGCCTATGCCCATTACATCCGGAGCTCTGACGAACGTATCTGCCGGTATCAATTCAGGCGGTTTTACAGATCGCCTTTTCATTGACTGTGTGGATCATGACTTCAATTTAAAATTATATGAGCATAATTTTAAGATTATCGAAAGTCCAACAGCCATCCTCTACCACTCTTTGGGAAAACCGAAGGGATACCGTTTTCTTGGATGGTACTTTATTTCAAACGGATACCCTGCCTGGCGATATTATTACATAACAAGAAATGCGTGGCTGCTCAAGCAGAGCCATCCTTCCGATTTATACAAAAAATGGTGTAATAAGAATCTGCGGCGCTCTCTTTCCCCTCTTCGGATTCTGCATGTTTTTATCGCTAACCATTTTGATTTTCATTACATCTCCTACATGTTTAAAGGCCACTATGACGGTATCTGTAAAAAAATTCGCCCGCATAACGAAAT
This genomic window contains:
- a CDS encoding glycosyltransferase; translated protein: MKYFSADNDIYASIVTYNPDISRLKKNISALLSNGVKRIIIVENGSKNISEIEKMLAGCFQGKPILIRNPENMGIAYALNQSLNTANKQGCRWLLTLDQDSICGKNYFAGMSEYLSRSDIGIIYPKIYDPDVKSERSIKISRLQSFFRGHSKNDNLPMPITSGALTNVSAGINSGGFTDRLFIDCVDHDFNLKLYEHNFKIIESPTAILYHSLGKPKGYRFLGWYFISNGYPAWRYYYITRNAWLLKQSHPSDLYKKWCNKNLRRSLSPLRILHVFIANHFDFHYISYMFKGHYDGICKKIRPHNEIIK
- the recQ gene encoding DNA helicase RecQ, producing the protein MRQPIDILKNIFGYTSFRPGQEEIISNILSGRDALGIMPTGAGKSLCYQIPAVLTDGTSIIISPLISLMKDQVDALRQNGVQAASINSSMEWDDVVSIFRLVSSGRIKLLYIAPERFENNGFREFFHSIEIGLVIVDEAHCVSQWGHDFRPSYLNIAPAIKSLKRRPVVAAFTATATPEVRDDIIRQLGLESPFSVTTGFDRENLFFQVEHPADKTKFLLDYVSKIPNASGIVYCSTRKQVESVCDKICRTGISAVRYHAGLDDDERLRNQEAFIYDKAGVMVATNAFGMGINKSNVRYVIHYNMPANMDSYYQEAGRAGRDGLPADCILLFGPKDVMTARFFISQCEDSGTKKSAYRKLRDMVDYCHTTGCLRSYILNYFGEEDAPGNCGSCGSCTSQTELVDVTTEAKKIISCVYRMAEHTGGRKFGSAVLTDVLRGSQKARIKSLGFDKISTWGLMKEYRVDDVRGIVDFLVAQGFLQTEAGEFPFLSFTENSLPFLKSRTKLLMRKQEEKAEKRPLQKNRHTETVNEELFDVLRSLRKELSAAEGVPPYIVFSDKTLAAMCDMLPSDKDGLLEVPGVGQAKLEKYGDAFIYAINSWRGDTARRH